The sequence below is a genomic window from Ornithobacterium rhinotracheale.
CGGAAAACCAGGATATTATCTTCGCAATCGTTTGGACGATGCGGTAAAGCTATACCAAGCGGGAAAAATCCAAAAAATCCTAATTTCTGGAGATAATAGCTCCGAGAATCATGATGAAATCTCGGCAATGAACAATTATTTGCTCCAAAAAGGAATCCCGCAAAATATCATTTTTGGTGATTATGCAGGATTTGATACTTACTCGAGTATGGAGCGTGCCGATAAAATTTTTGATGTAAGAGATGCCATCATCGTAACGCAAGATTTTCATTTAAAGCGTTCGGTGTATATTGCCCGAGAAAAAGGCATCAACGCAGAAGGTTTTGCAAGCAAAGTGCTACGAAACGAGATGAAATATTTTCCAAGAGAATGGGGTGCTAGCATAAAAGCCTTTTTTGATTGTTTAATCAATCGCACGCCTAAATTCTACGGCGAAAAAGTAGACA
It includes:
- a CDS encoding vancomycin high temperature exclusion protein, which codes for MFKKLIFPIGLICLAVLCIPFYTNYQASPYVKNKVSELSPRTFAIVLGAGLKNGGKPGYYLRNRLDDAVKLYQAGKIQKILISGDNSSENHDEISAMNNYLLQKGIPQNIIFGDYAGFDTYSSMERADKIFDVRDAIIVTQDFHLKRSVYIAREKGINAEGFASKVLRNEMKYFPREWGASIKAFFDCLINRTPKFYGEKVDTTQGSNIEIEQL